In one Thermanaerovibrio velox DSM 12556 genomic region, the following are encoded:
- a CDS encoding PLP-dependent aminotransferase family protein, which yields MSSFFDGLYSGRVADLRPSPIREMLHLVRRPGVISFAGGMPDPEAFPVDLFYEAAGILKSQGKDVLQYGTTEGYGPLKDFLIHWTAPRMGRKLEHDEMLITAGSSQVSDLLCWALIDQDDLILIEEPSFLGVFLNMHNHGAKFLTVPCDDEGMMVDLIPEKVERAQKEGKKVKLCYTIANFHNPLGTTLSLERRKKLIEYAHRYGFAIMEDDPYGYVRFEGEHLPTLFSLDDRGVVVYAGSFSKILAPGTRVGWCCGSREIIRKMAIFKQGVDVCTSLVAQALVYEYCRLGHLDSFLPKIIEHYKKKRDAMEDAMREHLPLDLVHWVKPEGGYFYWVKMKGINSDELFKRAVDNQVAFVPGKAFYPNRDGGENELRLCYTFASPEQTQEGMKRLGEAMKGMAG from the coding sequence TTGTCCAGTTTCTTCGACGGCCTCTACAGCGGCAGGGTGGCAGACCTTAGGCCATCCCCCATAAGGGAGATGCTTCACCTGGTGCGAAGGCCCGGGGTCATATCCTTCGCGGGAGGCATGCCCGATCCCGAGGCCTTCCCAGTGGACCTCTTCTACGAGGCTGCGGGGATCCTCAAAAGCCAGGGCAAGGACGTGCTGCAGTACGGCACCACCGAGGGATACGGCCCACTGAAGGACTTTCTCATACATTGGACCGCCCCCAGGATGGGACGCAAGCTGGAGCACGACGAGATGCTCATAACCGCCGGCTCCTCCCAGGTCTCGGACCTTCTCTGCTGGGCCCTGATAGACCAAGACGACCTGATACTAATAGAGGAACCCTCCTTCCTCGGGGTGTTCCTCAACATGCACAACCACGGGGCCAAGTTCCTCACCGTTCCCTGCGACGACGAGGGCATGATGGTGGACCTCATCCCCGAGAAGGTGGAGAGGGCCCAGAAAGAGGGCAAGAAAGTAAAGCTCTGCTACACCATAGCCAACTTCCACAACCCCTTGGGGACCACCCTCTCCCTGGAGAGGCGCAAGAAGCTCATCGAATACGCCCACCGCTACGGCTTCGCCATCATGGAGGACGACCCCTACGGCTACGTGAGGTTTGAAGGGGAGCACCTGCCCACCCTCTTCTCCCTGGACGACCGGGGGGTGGTGGTGTACGCGGGCTCCTTCTCCAAGATACTGGCCCCGGGGACCAGGGTCGGATGGTGCTGCGGCAGCCGGGAAATAATCCGCAAGATGGCCATCTTCAAGCAGGGGGTGGACGTGTGCACCAGCCTGGTGGCCCAGGCGTTGGTCTACGAGTACTGCCGGCTGGGGCACCTGGACTCGTTCCTGCCCAAGATAATAGAGCACTACAAGAAGAAGCGGGATGCCATGGAGGACGCCATGCGGGAGCACCTTCCCCTTGACCTGGTCCACTGGGTAAAGCCAGAGGGGGGCTACTTCTACTGGGTCAAGATGAAGGGCATAAACAGCGACGAGCTATTCAAGCGGGCGGTGGACAACCAGGTGGCCTTCGTGCCCGGAAAGGCCTTCTACCCCAACCGGGACGGGGGAGAGAACGAGCTCAGGCTCTGCTACACCTTTGCCTCCCCTGAGCAGACCCAGGAGGGGATGAAGCGCCTTGGAGAGGCCATGAAGGGGATGGCGGGTTGA
- a CDS encoding GGDEF domain-containing protein — MGSGSSESLPLSVWAVFLSSYLTATACYVMNSTGSSMGQFCCNLSAQGLLLAFVSPAAGASPVLAWLGVALASAGMVGLISCIQKAHNPLKKDLLEGPISISDLQTELKSMEDSIDITSKIPLPALWARDGTVESANREIKLLLGRDDIEGSGLNEIINPSLHELDLGGTGWLVFRKTVEGEDVVLLAPKGDVSAGDSSEFVDPKTGLYSDRYARKRGEEEIERARRYRRWLSMALLKLEFENLTSGPLPQSMMDEAYMKFIGLVKKTIRTTDMGFRLKDGCVLLLLPETPSSGARTLFGRIKTQVDKIIEEGSVTPFRINLLGGFSFYGGNGTTSYSQMLEEAYSNLALNED, encoded by the coding sequence TTGGGGTCCGGTTCATCCGAGAGCCTACCTCTTTCCGTGTGGGCGGTGTTCTTATCATCCTACTTAACCGCCACCGCATGCTACGTGATGAACTCCACCGGCAGCTCCATGGGGCAGTTCTGCTGCAACCTCTCCGCCCAGGGGCTGCTGCTGGCCTTCGTCTCCCCCGCCGCGGGGGCAAGCCCAGTTCTCGCGTGGCTGGGGGTGGCACTGGCCTCCGCGGGCATGGTAGGGCTCATAAGCTGCATCCAGAAAGCCCACAACCCCCTAAAAAAGGATCTCCTTGAGGGACCTATAAGCATATCGGACCTTCAGACGGAGCTCAAGTCTATGGAAGATTCCATAGACATCACATCGAAGATACCCCTGCCGGCCCTTTGGGCGAGGGACGGAACCGTGGAGTCCGCAAACCGGGAGATAAAGCTACTCCTCGGAAGGGACGACATCGAGGGAAGTGGGCTGAACGAGATAATAAACCCGTCCCTCCACGAGCTCGACCTCGGCGGAACCGGGTGGCTTGTCTTCAGGAAGACAGTAGAAGGAGAGGACGTCGTGCTTCTTGCCCCCAAGGGGGACGTGTCCGCCGGGGACAGCTCCGAGTTCGTGGACCCAAAGACCGGCCTTTACTCGGACCGCTACGCCAGGAAGCGGGGGGAGGAGGAGATAGAACGGGCCAGGCGCTACCGCCGCTGGCTCTCCATGGCCCTGCTGAAACTGGAGTTTGAGAACCTCACATCCGGTCCACTGCCCCAGTCCATGATGGATGAAGCCTACATGAAGTTCATAGGGTTGGTTAAGAAGACCATCCGGACCACCGACATGGGCTTCCGCCTAAAGGACGGATGCGTGCTGCTGCTGCTCCCCGAAACCCCCTCTTCCGGCGCGAGGACCCTGTTCGGACGGATCAAGACACAGGTGGACAAGATAATCGAAGAGGGAAGCGTAACCCCCTTCAGGATCAACCTCCTCGGGGGCTTCTCCTTCTACGGCGGTAACGGCACCACCTCCTACAGCCAGATGCTGGAGGAGGCCTACTCCAACCTGGCGCTAAACGAGGACTGA
- a CDS encoding 3'-5' exoribonuclease YhaM family protein — MESGMGNMTVAQVITLKPSEKGRFRGVYAVADEQVKLDKNGKRYWILSLMDQTGSMEIRAWSSCEWLDQREVPEGVRLEPEEVPPLRGLSIGVIGTVREFNKALQPTADRIYLVSQEKYPPYDFVQRSPYPQEDLEERFNLLVGSCGDEVRGFLESVFQGPLRRDFFSYPAAVGNHHAYASGLLEHTVSVAEAAAALCGCYRVDRDVVVGGALLHDLGKLRAYRMSPLPEATLEGTVLDHIAMGYCMFEELADRYGLRDVLRLHLGHIILSHHGKKEFGSPVLPSTPEALIVSAADELDFQVFCCREGISALRDGQVISDFHKALQRRVWSGEISDSLGGEGGA; from the coding sequence GTGGAAAGCGGCATGGGGAACATGACGGTTGCCCAGGTGATCACTTTAAAGCCCTCTGAGAAAGGGAGGTTTCGGGGGGTTTATGCGGTGGCGGACGAGCAGGTAAAGCTGGACAAGAACGGCAAGAGGTACTGGATCCTTTCGCTGATGGACCAGACCGGCAGCATGGAGATAAGGGCCTGGAGCAGCTGTGAGTGGTTGGATCAGCGGGAGGTCCCCGAGGGGGTAAGGCTTGAGCCGGAGGAGGTCCCCCCCTTGAGAGGTCTGTCCATAGGGGTTATTGGGACCGTGAGAGAGTTCAACAAGGCCCTGCAGCCCACGGCGGATAGGATATACCTGGTCAGTCAGGAGAAGTACCCCCCTTACGATTTCGTTCAAAGATCCCCGTATCCTCAGGAGGATCTGGAGGAGCGGTTCAACCTTTTGGTGGGGTCCTGTGGTGATGAGGTCCGAGGGTTTCTTGAGTCGGTCTTTCAGGGCCCTTTGAGGCGGGATTTCTTCTCTTATCCCGCCGCGGTGGGGAACCATCACGCCTATGCCTCGGGGCTTCTTGAGCACACCGTGTCGGTGGCGGAGGCCGCCGCTGCCCTTTGCGGCTGCTATCGGGTGGACAGGGACGTGGTGGTGGGGGGTGCCTTGCTTCACGACCTGGGCAAGCTCAGGGCCTATCGGATGAGCCCTTTGCCGGAGGCCACCCTGGAGGGCACCGTTTTAGACCACATAGCCATGGGGTACTGCATGTTCGAGGAGCTGGCGGACAGGTATGGTCTGAGGGACGTGCTTAGGCTGCACCTGGGGCACATAATACTGAGCCACCACGGCAAGAAGGAGTTTGGCTCCCCGGTGCTCCCTTCGACCCCGGAGGCCTTGATAGTTTCCGCCGCTGACGAGCTTGACTTTCAGGTCTTCTGCTGCCGGGAGGGCATATCGGCTCTGAGGGATGGCCAGGTGATATCGGATTTTCACAAGGCCCTTCAGAGGCGGGTTTGGAGCGGTGAGATCTCGGACTCCCTTGGCGGTGAGGGTGGCGCATGA
- a CDS encoding RluA family pseudouridine synthase, which translates to MRRYTVPPEEEGRRLDRLIRDWWPSVGMGLRMGAIRRGDVRLDRMKVSCSKRLVAGQELTVPWDDEPVAPKGEESCVVRGESRVLPSWVIHMDQVLLVANKPPGWICQPGGSGNGTSLPEEVWRLIGRTGPVPAHRLDVNTSGVVLVPLTKPFARELQRMFREGLIRKLYWAVVKGRCGGAFRIDAPLYAGDGGPVAVSGEGREALSLVRPLCTHGGYSLVEVTLVTGRKHQARAHLAHAGLPIVGDPVYGVRLQGVRRPMLHARFISLPDEASLGDLRGASFTAPLMEDMEDLIGRLGLQHPGAMNRCGDLA; encoded by the coding sequence ATGAGGAGGTACACGGTACCGCCGGAGGAGGAGGGCAGGAGGCTGGACCGGCTTATCAGGGATTGGTGGCCCTCGGTGGGCATGGGGCTGAGGATGGGGGCCATACGGCGGGGCGACGTCCGGCTGGACCGCATGAAGGTCTCCTGTTCTAAGAGGCTGGTGGCGGGTCAGGAGCTTACGGTACCCTGGGATGATGAGCCAGTGGCTCCCAAGGGGGAAGAGTCCTGTGTGGTCAGGGGAGAGTCAAGGGTGCTGCCATCATGGGTTATCCACATGGACCAGGTCCTTTTGGTGGCCAACAAGCCTCCGGGTTGGATATGCCAGCCCGGGGGAAGCGGGAACGGTACGAGCCTGCCGGAGGAGGTTTGGCGCCTCATCGGCCGCACCGGACCGGTGCCGGCCCACAGGTTGGACGTGAACACCTCGGGGGTTGTGCTGGTGCCCTTGACCAAGCCTTTCGCCAGGGAGCTCCAGCGCATGTTCCGGGAAGGGCTCATAAGGAAGCTCTACTGGGCGGTGGTCAAGGGCCGCTGCGGAGGGGCTTTTAGGATAGACGCTCCCCTTTATGCCGGCGATGGTGGGCCTGTCGCGGTATCGGGGGAGGGGCGGGAGGCCTTGTCCCTGGTGCGGCCCCTCTGCACGCACGGCGGTTATTCGCTGGTGGAGGTGACCCTGGTGACAGGGCGCAAACATCAGGCCCGGGCTCACCTGGCCCATGCGGGGCTCCCCATAGTGGGGGACCCGGTCTACGGGGTTAGGCTGCAGGGGGTTCGCCGTCCGATGCTGCACGCCCGGTTTATATCCCTCCCGGATGAGGCGTCCCTTGGGGATCTCAGGGGTGCGTCCTTCACGGCCCCCCTCATGGAGGACATGGAGGATCTGATCGGCCGGCTGGGCCTTCAGCATCCCGGTGCCATGAATCGATGTGGTGATTTAGCCTAA
- the mnmE gene encoding tRNA uridine-5-carboxymethylaminomethyl(34) synthesis GTPase MnmE — translation MTSLAHEDVIAAVSTPWGEGGIGIIRLSGRGSAQVVDKVFRGRSPLCSTPPWTMRHGHLVSEDGILDEVLAVRFEAPRSYTGEDSAEVHCHGGILVVQRCLNALINAGARLAEPGEFTRRAVQNGRMDLTSASGVLGMIRGYSDEALKAASRSLTGTTRREMEELLQYLISITALPEALLDHPEEELPDLELERLRTGLMDAAGRLRDLAYRGEAGMALSCGIRAALVGRPNVGKSSLLNRLVREAKAIVTPIPGTTRDLVEAAVIHKGVPLKLVDTAGIRDSQDPVEMLGIQRAKEAMVTSQIRILVLDGSTPPSQEDLKLLTSLEKPALAALNKSDKGILQEWLDLLDRPQEIPYFEISALNGDGVEELKDRMVETFFSRGSLEGAVSLFRHQVDSLKRSAQCLEEAAGASFLDAMVHLASRARQHLGAAMGRDTTEELLDSIFSNFCIGK, via the coding sequence TTGACATCTCTCGCTCATGAAGACGTCATAGCCGCCGTATCCACCCCTTGGGGAGAGGGCGGCATAGGGATAATAAGGTTGTCCGGCAGGGGGAGCGCCCAGGTGGTGGATAAGGTCTTCAGGGGACGCTCCCCCCTCTGCTCCACACCCCCTTGGACCATGAGGCACGGACACCTGGTATCCGAAGATGGAATCCTCGACGAGGTCCTGGCGGTGCGCTTCGAGGCCCCCAGGAGCTACACCGGCGAGGACTCCGCCGAGGTGCACTGCCACGGTGGTATCCTGGTGGTCCAAAGATGCCTGAACGCCCTCATAAACGCCGGGGCAAGGCTTGCGGAACCCGGGGAGTTCACAAGAAGGGCGGTCCAAAACGGCAGGATGGACCTCACCAGCGCAAGCGGAGTGCTGGGCATGATAAGGGGCTACAGCGATGAGGCCCTTAAGGCTGCCTCCAGGTCCCTTACGGGAACCACCCGGCGGGAGATGGAGGAGCTCTTGCAGTACCTAATATCCATCACCGCCCTTCCCGAGGCACTGCTGGACCACCCGGAGGAGGAGCTCCCGGACCTGGAGCTGGAGCGCCTGCGGACGGGGCTTATGGATGCGGCAGGCAGGCTCCGGGACCTGGCCTACAGGGGAGAGGCCGGGATGGCCTTGAGCTGCGGCATCAGGGCCGCCCTGGTGGGACGCCCCAACGTGGGGAAGTCCTCGCTCCTCAACAGGCTGGTGCGGGAGGCAAAGGCCATCGTGACCCCCATACCCGGCACCACCAGGGACCTAGTGGAGGCGGCGGTGATCCACAAGGGGGTCCCCCTCAAATTGGTGGACACCGCGGGCATAAGGGACTCCCAGGATCCCGTGGAAATGCTGGGGATCCAACGGGCAAAAGAGGCCATGGTTACCTCCCAGATCCGCATTCTCGTGCTAGATGGTTCAACCCCCCCTTCCCAGGAGGACCTAAAGCTGCTCACCTCCCTGGAGAAACCCGCCCTGGCAGCGCTCAACAAGAGCGACAAGGGGATACTCCAGGAGTGGCTGGACCTTCTTGACCGCCCCCAGGAGATACCTTATTTTGAGATATCCGCCCTAAACGGGGACGGGGTGGAGGAGCTCAAGGACCGCATGGTGGAGACCTTCTTCTCCAGGGGCTCCCTGGAGGGGGCGGTAAGCCTCTTCCGGCACCAGGTGGACAGCCTCAAAAGGTCCGCCCAGTGCCTAGAGGAGGCGGCCGGCGCATCCTTCCTGGACGCCATGGTCCACCTGGCCTCAAGGGCAAGACAGCACCTAGGGGCCGCCATGGGCAGGGACACCACGGAGGAGCTGCTGGACTCCATATTCTCGAACTTCTGCATAGGGAAGTGA